In one Thermanaerovibrio velox DSM 12556 genomic region, the following are encoded:
- the arcD gene encoding arginine-ornithine antiporter, producing the protein MSKKKLGLLSLVALVIGSMIGAGVFSLPSDIARNAGPGAILIGWLITGIGMIALALTYHSLSNRKPELDGGIYSYAKAGFGDFIGFNSAWGYWISSWLGNVAYLVLLFEAVAYFFPVFENRAIAVAGASVVLWSIHLLVLSGIREAAIVNLITTVGKLVPIIFFTAMAFIGFNSDLFKADFWGTGGPFQFGSVLEQVRSTMMVTLWVFIGVEGAVVLSGRAAKKTDVGKATVIGLLCTLGLYILISLVSLGVMPREELIQLKNPTTAYILERLVGAGGAALINMGLIISLSGATLGWTLLAAEIPYVAAEDEVFPYFFSWENSNGSPVSSLWITNGLIQIFLLITLVSESTYQALYTIATAAILVPYLFSALYLLKLATSGETYGRRESTAFDFIISLVASLYSLWLLYAAGLQYLLMCAILYAPGAIFYWQAKREVGEKPFRPTEITFFLFLCTAAIIAIYLMAKGIIKPL; encoded by the coding sequence ATGTCCAAGAAGAAACTGGGTCTTTTATCCCTGGTGGCCCTGGTCATAGGGTCCATGATAGGGGCGGGGGTCTTCTCCCTGCCCTCCGACATAGCCCGTAACGCAGGTCCTGGGGCCATATTAATAGGATGGCTCATAACCGGCATAGGCATGATAGCCCTGGCCCTCACTTACCACAGCCTGTCCAACCGGAAGCCCGAGCTGGACGGCGGCATCTACAGCTACGCCAAGGCTGGCTTCGGGGACTTCATAGGTTTCAACTCCGCCTGGGGTTACTGGATAAGCTCTTGGCTTGGGAACGTGGCGTACCTGGTGTTGCTATTCGAGGCGGTGGCCTACTTCTTCCCGGTGTTCGAGAACCGGGCCATAGCGGTGGCGGGGGCATCGGTGGTGCTTTGGTCCATCCACCTGTTGGTCCTGAGCGGCATCCGGGAGGCCGCCATAGTTAACCTGATAACCACCGTTGGCAAGCTGGTTCCCATAATCTTCTTCACCGCCATGGCTTTCATAGGCTTCAATTCGGACCTCTTCAAAGCGGACTTCTGGGGGACCGGGGGCCCCTTCCAGTTCGGATCGGTGCTTGAGCAGGTGCGCAGCACCATGATGGTGACCCTTTGGGTCTTCATCGGCGTGGAGGGCGCGGTGGTCCTATCCGGCCGGGCGGCAAAGAAGACGGACGTTGGGAAGGCCACGGTGATAGGCCTTCTTTGCACCCTGGGGCTTTACATACTCATATCCCTGGTATCCCTTGGGGTCATGCCCCGGGAGGAGCTGATACAACTCAAGAACCCCACCACCGCCTACATCCTGGAGAGGCTGGTCGGGGCGGGGGGCGCGGCGCTCATAAACATGGGGCTCATCATATCCCTGTCCGGGGCCACGCTGGGCTGGACCCTGCTTGCAGCGGAGATACCCTATGTGGCGGCGGAGGACGAGGTGTTCCCCTACTTCTTCTCCTGGGAGAACAGCAACGGCTCCCCGGTGAGCTCCCTTTGGATCACCAACGGGCTCATACAGATCTTCCTTCTTATAACCCTTGTATCTGAAAGCACCTATCAGGCGCTGTACACCATAGCCACCGCGGCGATACTGGTCCCGTACCTGTTCAGCGCCCTCTATCTGCTAAAGCTCGCCACCTCCGGGGAGACCTACGGAAGACGGGAGTCCACCGCCTTCGACTTCATCATAAGCCTAGTGGCCTCCTTGTACTCCCTGTGGCTTCTCTACGCGGCGGGGCTGCAGTACCTGCTCATGTGCGCCATCCTCTACGCCCCAGGGGCCATCTTCTACTGGCAGGCCAAAAGGGAGGTGGGGGAGAAGCCCTTCCGCCCCACCGAGATCACCTTCTTCCTGTTCCTATGCACCGCCGCAATCATAGCCATATACCTCATGGCCAAGGGGATAATAAAACCGCTATAA